In one window of Janthinobacterium sp. 1_2014MBL_MicDiv DNA:
- the rplA gene encoding 50S ribosomal protein L1, whose protein sequence is MAKLSKRIKALKAKVDRTKVYAFDNAVALIKECATAKFNESIDVSVQLGVDPKKSDQVVRGSVVLPAGTGKTVRVAVFASGEKAEAAKAAGADIVGMEDLAEQIKAGDMPFDIVIASPDTMRIVGTLGQILGPRGMMPNPKVGTVTPDVATAVKNAKAGQVQYRTDKSGIIHATIGRKSFADADLKSNLVALIDALNKAKPASSKGVYLRKVSLSSTMGAGVRVDQASLAA, encoded by the coding sequence ATGGCTAAGTTATCCAAACGTATCAAGGCTTTGAAAGCCAAAGTCGACCGTACCAAAGTGTACGCTTTCGACAACGCTGTCGCTCTGATCAAAGAGTGCGCAACGGCCAAGTTCAATGAATCGATCGACGTATCGGTACAACTGGGCGTAGATCCTAAGAAATCCGACCAAGTGGTGCGCGGCTCCGTCGTGCTGCCAGCTGGTACCGGCAAAACCGTACGCGTCGCTGTCTTCGCGTCGGGCGAAAAAGCGGAAGCTGCTAAAGCAGCCGGCGCCGACATCGTTGGTATGGAAGACCTGGCTGAGCAGATCAAAGCCGGCGACATGCCTTTCGATATCGTCATCGCTTCGCCAGATACCATGCGTATCGTTGGTACCCTGGGTCAGATCCTGGGCCCACGCGGCATGATGCCTAACCCGAAAGTTGGCACTGTTACTCCTGACGTCGCTACCGCCGTGAAAAACGCGAAAGCCGGTCAAGTTCAGTACCGTACCGACAAATCCGGTATCATCCACGCTACCATCGGCCGTAAATCGTTCGCTGACGCAGATCTGAAATCGAATCTGGTCGCACTGATCGACGCCCTGAACAAAGCCAAGCCAGCATCGAGCAAAGGCGTGTACCTGCGCAAAGTTTCGCTGTCGTCGACCATGGGCGCTGGCGTCCGTGTTGACCAGGCTAGCCTGGCAGCTTAA
- the nusG gene encoding transcription termination/antitermination protein NusG: MSENVHDEAAEESVPGDAPAADTGAALSVPVSSKRWYVVHAYSGMEKSVMRALTERIERAGMQDQFGQILVPIEEVVEVKNGVKSVTERRFYPGYVLVEMEMTDESWHLVKNTSKVTGFIGGKSNKPTPISAREIDAIMRQMQEGVEKPRPKTLYEVGEQVRIKDGPFTDFNGNVEEVNYEKSKVRVSVTIFGRATPVELEFGQVEKV; encoded by the coding sequence ATGAGCGAAAATGTGCATGATGAAGCGGCGGAAGAGTCCGTTCCGGGCGACGCTCCGGCAGCGGATACTGGTGCAGCGCTGAGCGTGCCAGTGAGCAGCAAGCGCTGGTATGTCGTGCATGCTTATTCCGGCATGGAAAAAAGCGTCATGCGCGCACTGACCGAGCGCATCGAGCGCGCGGGCATGCAAGACCAGTTCGGCCAGATCCTGGTGCCGATCGAAGAAGTAGTTGAAGTCAAGAATGGTGTGAAGTCGGTTACCGAGCGTCGTTTCTATCCTGGCTATGTGCTGGTTGAAATGGAAATGACGGACGAGAGCTGGCATTTGGTCAAGAACACCAGCAAGGTTACCGGTTTCATCGGTGGCAAATCGAACAAGCCGACGCCGATCTCCGCGCGCGAAATCGACGCCATCATGCGCCAGATGCAGGAAGGTGTTGAAAAGCCCCGTCCCAAGACCTTGTACGAAGTGGGCGAGCAAGTCCGCATCAAGGATGGTCCGTTTACCGATTTCAACGGCAATGTCGAAGAAGTCAACTACGAGAAATCCAAGGTGCGCGTCTCGGTCACCATCTTCGGCCGCGCCACTCCGGTGGAACTCGAATTCGGCCAGGTCGAAAAAGTTTAA
- the rplK gene encoding 50S ribosomal protein L11 translates to MAKKIIGFIKLQVPAGKANPSPPIGPALGQRGLNIMEFCKAFNAQTQGMEPGMPIPVVITAFADKSFTFVMKTPPATYLIKKAAAITKGSPKPHTDKVGTLTRAQAEEIAKLKTPDLTAADMDAAVRTIAGSARSIGITVEGVV, encoded by the coding sequence ATGGCAAAGAAAATCATTGGTTTTATCAAGCTGCAAGTGCCAGCTGGTAAAGCAAACCCATCCCCACCAATCGGTCCAGCTCTGGGTCAACGCGGTCTGAACATCATGGAATTCTGCAAGGCGTTCAACGCGCAGACCCAAGGTATGGAACCAGGCATGCCGATCCCAGTCGTGATCACCGCGTTTGCGGACAAGTCCTTCACGTTCGTGATGAAGACGCCTCCAGCAACCTACCTGATCAAAAAAGCTGCTGCGATCACCAAAGGTTCGCCGAAGCCACATACCGACAAAGTCGGTACGCTGACCCGCGCACAAGCTGAAGAAATCGCTAAATTGAAAACCCCTGATCTGACCGCTGCCGACATGGATGCTGCTGTACGCACCATCGCTGGTTCCGCTCGTTCGATTGGTATCACGGTGGAAGGTGTTGTATAA
- the rplJ gene encoding 50S ribosomal protein L10 yields the protein MSLNLNDKKAVVAEVSAQVAAAQTIVVAEYRGIQVGHLTQLRAKARAQGVYLRVLKNTLARRSVEGTAFASLADAMTGPLIYSISADAVAAAKVIADFAKTNDKLVIKAGNYAGKPLDTAAVTALASIPSREVLISQLLGVMLAPVSGFARGLAALAAKKGEGAEAPAEAAAEEAPAAA from the coding sequence GTGAGTCTCAATCTGAATGACAAAAAGGCCGTCGTCGCCGAAGTTTCCGCACAAGTAGCAGCTGCGCAAACGATCGTCGTGGCCGAATATCGTGGCATCCAGGTTGGTCACTTGACGCAACTGCGTGCTAAAGCGCGTGCCCAAGGCGTGTACCTGCGTGTGTTGAAAAACACTCTGGCTCGTCGCTCCGTTGAAGGTACCGCATTCGCCAGCCTGGCAGATGCCATGACCGGTCCGTTGATCTACTCGATCTCGGCCGATGCCGTTGCAGCAGCTAAAGTCATCGCTGACTTCGCTAAAACCAACGACAAACTGGTCATCAAAGCAGGTAACTACGCAGGCAAGCCGCTGGATACAGCTGCTGTCACCGCGTTGGCGAGCATTCCTAGCCGTGAAGTTCTCATTTCGCAGTTGTTGGGCGTTATGCTGGCTCCGGTTTCGGGCTTTGCACGTGGTCTGGCTGCCCTGGCAGCGAAAAAAGGCGAAGGCGCCGAAGCTCCTGCAGAAGCAGCAGCAGAAGAAGCCCCAGCAGCCGCTTAA
- the secE gene encoding preprotein translocase subunit SecE — MSNQSVQTVSTSSDKIKVALAIVAAIAGVVGFYYLAGQPALVRASALVAGLVIAVALLYVSTTGREFLNFAKEAVRETKKVVWPTRKEATQITAIVFAFVLVMAIFLWGTDKLLEFLLYDVILGWKK; from the coding sequence ATGTCAAATCAATCCGTGCAAACCGTTAGCACGTCGAGTGACAAGATAAAAGTCGCGCTGGCAATAGTAGCTGCGATTGCAGGAGTAGTCGGGTTTTATTACCTGGCAGGCCAACCAGCTCTGGTGCGTGCAAGCGCGCTTGTGGCTGGTTTGGTTATTGCTGTTGCGCTCTTGTATGTCTCGACGACCGGCCGTGAATTTCTCAATTTCGCCAAAGAAGCTGTGCGCGAAACCAAGAAAGTCGTTTGGCCTACCCGCAAAGAAGCCACGCAGATCACTGCGATCGTGTTTGCCTTTGTGCTGGTCATGGCGATTTTCCTGTGGGGCACGGATAAATTGCTCGAGTTTTTGTTGTATGACGTAATTCTGGGTTGGAAAAAATAA
- the tuf gene encoding elongation factor Tu — protein MAKGKFERTKPHVNVGTIGHVDHGKTTLTAAIATVLSKKFGGEAKAYDQIDAAPEEKARGITINTAHVEYETETRHYAHVDCPGHADYIKNMITGAAQMDGAILVCSAADGPMPQTREHILLARQVGVPYIIVFLNKCDLVDDAELLELVEMEVRELLSKYEFPGDDLPIIKGSARMALEGKEGEMGVDAVLRLADALDAYIPTPERAVDGAFLMPVEDVFSISGRGTVVTGRIERGIVKVGEEIEIVGITDTVKTTCTGVEMFRKLLDQGQAGDNVGLLLRGTKREDVQRGQVLAKPGSIKPHAHFTGEIYVLSKDEGGRHTPFFNNYRPQFYFRTTDVTGSIELPADKEMVMPGDNVSITVKLINPIAMEEGLRFAIREGGRTVGAGVVAKILA, from the coding sequence ATGGCAAAAGGTAAATTCGAACGGACCAAGCCGCACGTCAACGTCGGCACCATCGGCCACGTCGACCACGGTAAAACCACGCTGACCGCTGCAATCGCAACGGTTCTGTCGAAGAAATTCGGCGGCGAAGCTAAGGCATACGACCAGATCGATGCGGCTCCAGAAGAAAAAGCGCGCGGTATCACGATTAACACCGCCCACGTCGAGTACGAAACGGAAACGCGTCACTACGCTCACGTTGACTGCCCAGGCCACGCCGACTACATCAAAAACATGATTACCGGTGCCGCGCAGATGGACGGCGCGATCCTGGTGTGCTCCGCAGCTGACGGCCCAATGCCACAGACCCGCGAACACATCCTGCTGGCCCGCCAAGTTGGCGTTCCATACATCATCGTGTTCCTGAACAAGTGCGACCTGGTCGACGACGCAGAGCTGCTGGAACTGGTTGAAATGGAAGTGCGCGAGCTGTTGTCGAAGTACGAATTCCCAGGCGACGACCTGCCAATCATCAAAGGTTCGGCACGTATGGCGCTGGAAGGCAAAGAAGGCGAAATGGGCGTTGACGCAGTGCTGCGTCTGGCCGATGCGCTGGATGCCTACATCCCAACGCCAGAGCGCGCTGTTGACGGTGCGTTCCTGATGCCAGTGGAAGACGTGTTCTCGATCTCGGGTCGCGGTACCGTGGTTACCGGTCGTATCGAGCGCGGCATTGTTAAAGTCGGCGAAGAGATCGAAATCGTCGGTATCACCGATACCGTCAAAACGACTTGCACCGGCGTGGAAATGTTCCGCAAACTGCTGGACCAAGGTCAAGCAGGCGACAACGTTGGTCTGCTGCTGCGCGGCACCAAGCGTGAAGACGTGCAACGTGGTCAAGTTCTGGCCAAGCCAGGTTCGATCAAGCCGCATGCTCACTTCACCGGCGAGATCTATGTTCTGTCGAAAGACGAAGGCGGCCGTCATACGCCATTCTTCAACAACTACCGTCCACAGTTCTACTTCCGCACGACGGACGTAACTGGTTCGATCGAGTTGCCAGCAGACAAAGAAATGGTTATGCCAGGCGATAACGTGTCGATCACCGTCAAGCTGATCAACCCGATCGCGATGGAAGAAGGCCTGCGCTTCGCTATCCGTGAAGGCGGTCGTACCGTCGGCGCCGGCGTGGTTGCAAAAATCCTCGCATAA
- the rplL gene encoding 50S ribosomal protein L7/L12 — MAISKDDILEAVSAMSVMDLNDLVKAFEEKFGVSAAAMASAGPAAGPAAAAEEQTEFNVILDTFGANKVGVIKAVREITGLGLKEAKDLVDGAPKTVKEAVSKADAEAAQKKLVEAGATASIK, encoded by the coding sequence ATGGCAATTAGCAAAGACGATATCCTGGAAGCAGTTAGCGCCATGTCCGTAATGGACCTGAACGACCTGGTTAAAGCATTCGAAGAAAAATTCGGCGTGTCCGCAGCAGCAATGGCTTCGGCCGGTCCTGCAGCAGGCCCAGCAGCAGCAGCTGAAGAACAAACCGAATTCAACGTCATCCTTGACACCTTCGGCGCAAACAAAGTTGGCGTTATTAAAGCAGTTCGCGAAATCACCGGCCTGGGCTTGAAAGAAGCTAAAGACCTGGTCGATGGCGCACCAAAAACTGTGAAAGAAGCAGTGTCGAAAGCTGACGCTGAAGCAGCACAGAAGAAACTGGTAGAAGCCGGCGCAACCGCTTCGATCAAGTAA